The proteins below are encoded in one region of Shewanella algae:
- a CDS encoding AraC family transcriptional regulator gives MAETANAQQSKSLRHKSRRQGRERATYRLAEELGGLETLSASYHQQNFGRHSHEGFTLGIIDSGAQRFFRSGGDHVAPKHSIILVNADEVHNGRSATENGWSYRALYPTPEQFVELALCSKQQVPWFAEPVVQDPLLAHLIAITHEALNYSSNRLQRESLLYETLSLLMLRHGRLKPAAAVQAGPLLNRARQFLEDSCSSNISLQELANLVQLPPFVLLRQFRAQFGLTPHQYQTQARLILARKLLRLGASPIQVAQDSGFCDQSHLNRQFINPKINSFES, from the coding sequence ATGGCCGAAACAGCCAATGCACAGCAAAGCAAATCGCTGCGCCACAAGTCCCGCAGGCAAGGGCGGGAACGGGCGACTTATCGTCTGGCCGAAGAACTTGGCGGCCTGGAAACTCTCAGTGCCAGCTATCATCAGCAGAACTTTGGCCGCCACAGTCATGAAGGCTTCACCTTGGGAATCATAGACAGTGGTGCCCAGCGGTTTTTCCGAAGTGGCGGAGATCATGTTGCCCCCAAACACAGCATCATTCTGGTGAATGCAGATGAGGTGCATAATGGCCGTTCGGCAACAGAAAATGGCTGGTCGTATCGAGCACTTTACCCTACCCCTGAGCAGTTTGTCGAACTGGCACTGTGCAGCAAGCAACAGGTGCCCTGGTTTGCCGAGCCTGTGGTACAGGACCCTCTATTGGCGCACCTGATAGCCATCACCCATGAAGCGCTCAACTATTCGAGTAATCGCCTGCAACGGGAAAGCCTCTTGTACGAAACCCTCAGCCTGTTGATGCTGCGTCACGGTCGGCTGAAGCCCGCTGCAGCTGTCCAGGCAGGCCCCCTGCTGAATAGGGCCAGGCAGTTTCTGGAAGACAGTTGCAGCAGTAACATCTCGCTCCAGGAACTGGCCAATCTGGTACAGCTGCCGCCTTTTGTGTTACTCAGGCAGTTCAGGGCACAATTTGGCTTAACCCCGCACCAATACCAGACTCAGGCAAGATTAATTCTGGCGCGAAAGTTGTTGCGGCTGGGCGCTTCACCGATCCAGGTGGCACAGGACTCAGGATTTTGCGACCAAAGCCATTTGAACCGTCAATTCATCAATCCAAAAATAAACTCTTTTGAATCATAG
- a CDS encoding Hcp family type VI secretion system effector has translation MPTPCYISIEGQTQGNLTAGAFTAESVGDIFVEGHEDEMLVQEFNHIVTVPTDPQSGMPSGQRVHKPFKFTVALNKAVPLMYNSLSSGEKLTKVELKWYRTSIEGKQEHFFTTKLEGATIIDINCNMPHCQDPNKADFTQLVEVSMAYRKIDWDHVSAGTSGADDWRKPIEA, from the coding sequence ATGCCAACACCATGTTATATCTCTATCGAAGGCCAAACTCAGGGCAACCTCACTGCCGGCGCCTTTACTGCGGAATCCGTCGGTGACATCTTTGTGGAAGGCCATGAAGACGAGATGCTGGTTCAGGAGTTCAACCACATTGTGACTGTGCCAACCGACCCTCAGTCCGGCATGCCTTCCGGTCAGCGTGTGCACAAGCCGTTCAAGTTCACCGTCGCGCTGAACAAAGCCGTTCCCTTGATGTACAACTCACTATCTTCCGGTGAGAAACTGACCAAGGTTGAGCTCAAGTGGTACCGCACTTCTATCGAAGGTAAGCAAGAGCACTTCTTCACGACCAAGCTGGAAGGCGCCACTATCATAGATATCAACTGCAATATGCCTCACTGCCAGGATCCCAATAAGGCTGACTTTACTCAGTTGGTTGAAGTGTCCATGGCTTATCGCAAGATAGACTGGGATCACGTCAGCGCCGGAACCTCTGGTGCCGACGATTGGCGCAAGCCCATCGAAGCATAA
- a CDS encoding type VI secretion system Vgr family protein, whose amino-acid sequence MFYLGSGLRFHFKAEAEADDSFNLLSFDFDEQLSSPFKGELILLSRRDDITAEQIVDKNGVLSIWQDGARVRSFHGIVSRFAKEDSGHKQTQYKLTMEPAMARLRLRQNSRIFQEKSLKQIFSTLLDEMGISDYAFSWDARYESEKREYCVQYRESDFDFITRLAAEAGVFWYFEFSDDKHTLIFCDATSKLPAAKQLFPYNALSGGDSEVPFVCSFSYAKQLASAKTELKDYSFKKPAYSFLQDDIANQLDFQQAGSEMLYEHYDYPGRYKDDAQGELFTRARLQALRNETQMASAMSDIADAGAGIKFNLGEHPDAAFNRDWLLVGVKHSGIQGAAAEEGNSSTPTQYQNQLLAIEGHLPWLPLPATKPLVTGPHMAIVVGPDNEEIFCDEFGRVKVQFPWDRYGRADEHSSCWVRVSQGWAGGQYGFMAVPRIGHEVIVSFLEGDPDQPIITGRTYHAANPVPYVLPTNKTKTVLKTQTHKGPGFNELSFEDAAENQLIYLHAQKDHKLEINHDQHYQVGNDREKHIGRDQRLNVGQDEFLEIGRDQQALIGQDQKLEVTRDRQTLIKRHYRLEVMDRRHEYSRANHDLEVGGHYTQKVEGKVLLEAGESVLVHTKSLTLNGSEKVTIQGPGGKILIDSGGITLEAPNIKLKGPVAVTTGAKPQLATLKSAAEEGNPIVDLCPDCGE is encoded by the coding sequence ATGTTTTATCTTGGCAGTGGTTTGCGGTTTCATTTCAAGGCAGAAGCGGAGGCGGACGATAGTTTCAACCTGCTGTCGTTTGATTTTGATGAGCAGTTGTCCTCGCCCTTCAAGGGAGAGTTGATATTACTGAGCCGCAGGGATGATATTACTGCCGAGCAGATAGTCGATAAGAATGGCGTCTTGAGTATTTGGCAGGACGGTGCTCGAGTCAGGAGTTTTCACGGCATAGTCAGTCGCTTTGCCAAGGAAGACTCAGGCCATAAACAGACCCAATACAAGCTGACCATGGAACCTGCCATGGCGCGGCTGCGGCTGAGACAAAACAGCCGTATCTTTCAGGAAAAGTCCCTCAAACAGATTTTCAGCACCCTGCTTGATGAAATGGGTATCAGTGATTATGCCTTCAGTTGGGATGCACGCTACGAGTCGGAAAAGCGCGAATACTGTGTTCAGTATCGGGAGTCGGACTTTGACTTTATCACCCGTCTTGCGGCTGAGGCTGGGGTGTTCTGGTATTTCGAATTCAGTGACGACAAACATACGCTGATTTTCTGTGATGCCACCAGCAAGCTGCCAGCGGCCAAACAACTATTCCCCTATAACGCCTTGAGCGGCGGCGACAGCGAAGTGCCTTTTGTCTGCAGCTTCAGTTACGCCAAGCAACTGGCGAGTGCCAAGACCGAACTCAAGGATTACAGCTTCAAAAAGCCCGCTTATAGCTTTTTACAGGATGATATTGCCAATCAGCTCGACTTCCAGCAAGCGGGATCTGAAATGCTTTATGAGCACTATGATTATCCGGGGCGTTACAAGGATGACGCCCAGGGAGAGCTTTTCACCCGCGCCAGATTGCAGGCGTTACGGAATGAAACCCAAATGGCATCGGCAATGTCCGATATTGCTGATGCCGGTGCCGGTATCAAGTTCAACTTGGGCGAACATCCAGATGCGGCGTTTAACCGTGATTGGTTGCTTGTGGGGGTAAAACACAGTGGGATCCAGGGCGCAGCGGCAGAGGAGGGGAACAGTAGCACCCCGACTCAGTATCAAAACCAGTTATTGGCAATTGAAGGGCACCTTCCCTGGTTACCGCTTCCGGCCACCAAACCCTTGGTGACAGGGCCACACATGGCTATTGTCGTGGGGCCGGATAATGAAGAGATCTTTTGTGATGAATTTGGTCGGGTCAAGGTGCAGTTTCCCTGGGACAGATATGGCCGGGCCGATGAGCACAGCAGCTGTTGGGTTCGTGTCAGCCAGGGGTGGGCCGGTGGTCAGTACGGTTTTATGGCGGTTCCACGCATTGGTCATGAGGTCATAGTCTCTTTTCTTGAAGGCGATCCGGACCAACCTATCATTACCGGTCGCACATACCATGCTGCCAATCCTGTGCCCTATGTATTGCCGACCAACAAAACCAAAACCGTGCTCAAGACCCAAACCCACAAGGGGCCGGGATTCAATGAGTTGAGTTTTGAGGATGCCGCCGAAAATCAACTCATCTATTTGCATGCCCAGAAAGACCATAAGCTGGAAATCAACCACGACCAGCACTATCAGGTGGGTAACGATAGAGAGAAGCACATAGGACGGGATCAGCGCCTGAACGTGGGGCAGGATGAGTTTCTGGAAATAGGTCGAGATCAGCAGGCATTGATTGGTCAGGATCAAAAGCTGGAAGTGACCAGAGACAGGCAAACCCTGATCAAGCGTCATTATCGCCTCGAAGTCATGGATCGTCGTCACGAGTACTCCAGAGCCAATCACGATTTGGAAGTGGGCGGCCATTACACCCAGAAGGTTGAGGGAAAGGTGTTATTGGAAGCCGGTGAAAGTGTACTGGTGCACACCAAGTCGCTCACCCTCAATGGCTCGGAGAAAGTCACTATTCAGGGGCCAGGAGGCAAGATACTCATAGATTCCGGCGGGATCACTCTCGAAGCTCCCAATATCAAGCTCAAGGGGCCAGTGGCTGTAACAACCGGGGCCAAGCCCCAATTGGCGACACTGAAGAGTGCTGCAGAAGAGGGCAACCCGATAGTCGATCTTTGTCCCGATTGCGGAGAGTAA
- a CDS encoding DUF4123 domain-containing protein gives MTMLKENSLKAFGPNYLVLDAALCPEPLWFAKGAGAECHSLFDYRDQALVDNGPWLLHLAGQDELIKLMLEKDTHGHSALWCKSELALQSLKEALGQRLYAVKPDGETTRFRFYDPRVLHHYLTEEKQARRDAFLEPLGSVLYASLNPFRFNSHWLNWQREPDGYRCQAISIKED, from the coding sequence ATGACTATGCTGAAAGAAAATAGCCTCAAGGCGTTTGGGCCCAACTACTTGGTCTTGGATGCAGCGCTATGCCCCGAGCCCCTGTGGTTTGCCAAAGGGGCCGGAGCCGAGTGTCATAGCCTGTTTGATTACAGGGATCAGGCATTGGTGGATAACGGCCCCTGGCTACTCCATCTTGCGGGACAGGACGAGCTGATAAAACTGATGCTGGAGAAAGACACCCATGGTCACAGCGCGCTGTGGTGCAAGAGTGAGCTAGCCCTGCAGTCACTGAAAGAAGCACTGGGGCAAAGGTTGTATGCCGTCAAGCCTGATGGTGAAACTACTCGTTTTCGTTTCTACGACCCCAGGGTCTTACATCACTATTTAACCGAAGAAAAGCAGGCCAGAAGGGATGCATTTCTTGAGCCTTTGGGGTCAGTGCTCTATGCATCGCTTAACCCCTTTCGTTTCAATAGCCATTGGCTGAATTGGCAAAGGGAGCCGGACGGATACCGCTGTCAGGCGATATCGATTAAGGAGGATTAA
- a CDS encoding PAAR domain-containing protein, with amino-acid sequence MGTPVALKGHQHICPMFSGNTPHVGGPINQGESALTVNGIPVALTGHKCDCQVGGPDTLVQGHPSLTVNGIAVVLQGASTAHGGKVIQGDAALTVS; translated from the coding sequence ATGGGTACTCCGGTTGCATTGAAAGGACATCAACATATTTGCCCTATGTTCAGCGGCAATACCCCTCATGTTGGTGGACCGATAAATCAGGGAGAAAGTGCTCTGACGGTCAACGGTATTCCTGTGGCCTTAACCGGGCACAAGTGTGACTGCCAGGTTGGCGGGCCAGATACCCTGGTTCAGGGACATCCGAGTTTGACGGTCAATGGCATCGCCGTGGTATTGCAGGGTGCGTCCACGGCCCATGGTGGCAAAGTCATTCAGGGAGATGCTGCCTTGACAGTGTCTTAA